A portion of the Oligoflexus sp. genome contains these proteins:
- a CDS encoding outer membrane lipoprotein-sorting protein has product MKRFLVTLVLLLPFTASAADKPVDVRAIVAEIEGNMAPKGYQSVNSFVNTRTDGTVMSYEVKFQSKDVDHHHGVFIKPEREKGREILRLGDNLWTWMPSVGRVVRIADRDSFAGGDFSNADILRVDWLNRYNPELVKETPKQWIIDLKAKTPEAPYAKMRLWVDKESHQPVQQQYYDSNGTLLKRLLYGSVQKFGKVERPAHLLMENVITKQKSELKILEMRFDVPIPDSRFVVDNLGK; this is encoded by the coding sequence ATGAAACGCTTCCTTGTGACTCTGGTTTTGCTGCTACCCTTTACAGCTTCGGCTGCGGATAAGCCTGTGGATGTCAGGGCCATCGTCGCGGAAATCGAAGGGAATATGGCGCCGAAAGGCTATCAGTCGGTCAACAGTTTCGTGAACACGCGGACGGATGGAACGGTGATGAGCTACGAAGTCAAGTTCCAGTCCAAGGACGTGGATCATCATCATGGCGTTTTTATCAAGCCGGAACGCGAAAAGGGCCGGGAAATCCTGCGTCTCGGCGATAACCTTTGGACCTGGATGCCTTCGGTCGGGCGCGTCGTGCGCATTGCCGACCGGGATAGTTTCGCCGGCGGTGATTTTTCCAACGCGGATATTCTGCGGGTGGATTGGCTGAATCGCTATAATCCTGAATTGGTCAAAGAAACACCGAAGCAGTGGATCATTGATCTCAAGGCCAAAACTCCTGAAGCGCCGTATGCGAAGATGCGTCTTTGGGTGGATAAGGAAAGTCATCAGCCTGTTCAGCAGCAGTATTACGATTCAAACGGAACGCTTCTGAAGCGGCTTCTTTATGGTTCGGTTCAGAAATTCGGCAAAGTCGAACGCCCCGCCCATCTTCTGATGGAAAACGTCATCACAAAACAGAAAAGCGAACTGAAGATCCTGGAGATGCGCTTTGATGTGCCGATTCCAGACAGTCGTTTTGTGGTCGATAACCTGGGGAAATAA
- a CDS encoding 7TM diverse intracellular signaling domain-containing protein: MLKRLLFFILLMNWTAPIQGQIAVQDQLTFDERGGTYDLNRRLWFFEDAGRSFSDSDLGSPEFHARFAPLTKKTPNFGFSESDWWARIPLRNLNEQPRAFHMTEGYALVDQIDVWLLDSSGRILQHEVAGDKIEAEHQEVSYRLPTFKLTVPSGDSTLMIRIKSQGSVIFDIDLHSEVNFHEQKTTEYSFLYTMFGILGVMALYNFFMWIHLRRITFLLYIGFILTVIGQFMIVTGLVTHHLKATAWLMNDGYLLIANSTTLMALLFPIFFLSLPKRHPWLMRFSMLGLILILATTVASFFSYNTGAKLSVFGGLLASVFALSCGIVCSLKRFRPAYFFTLAWSVIIVANLLRMAMLTGSMPATFVVEWGVLMGSVVEVVLLSLAIADKMRVTERVAFERIEHLNEDLQREHDKVLGLKNNLERLVDEQTREIRSILKHIQIGIVAVRKPGLLITETHSDCVKNIFDTDEVAQRSIVELLFHGAAATREMKSQVQNALESCLDEEGIAFDMNSHLLPSELVYHREEFERILQLDWNPVLDHQGRTEKILVIMKDVTALKKLERETAEKSKELELIGEILDVPPRQFSIFMSTSHSLLAECTRLLKVNPAWDREVLKILFINMHTIKGSARALQLKNLTPKIHELEQTLAAMMKKDSPWNRDVLLAATDHIQGLVDHYQELNQGKLGRDSADAVQLPLRFIGRLHQTLQRVEQEVPAGLKVQVKPFRETLEDLTFVRAETVFREVLSHAEMLARDLRKECPDIIIQDHSIRLSTEGQDFVRKAFLHIIRNSMDHGIETPAERVKMGKAEKGRIEVSVSMEEDRLSIRYRDDGRGLNVRAIRRLAQERGLIQKSSAMTLEDIAYCIFEPGFSTSAELSDISGRGVGMNAVKEYVEKGKGTVALRLLSKDVIDPEFVSFELILTLNEQFCAGQAA, translated from the coding sequence ATGCTGAAGCGACTTCTATTTTTCATTCTGCTGATGAACTGGACTGCCCCCATCCAGGGTCAAATCGCGGTTCAAGACCAGCTCACGTTCGATGAGCGGGGGGGGACTTACGATCTGAATCGCCGACTCTGGTTTTTTGAAGATGCCGGGCGCTCATTTTCCGACAGCGACCTTGGCTCTCCTGAGTTTCACGCGCGCTTTGCTCCGCTCACGAAAAAGACCCCCAACTTTGGCTTTTCTGAATCAGACTGGTGGGCCCGCATCCCGCTGCGCAATCTGAATGAGCAGCCGCGGGCATTTCATATGACTGAAGGCTATGCTCTCGTGGATCAGATCGACGTCTGGCTGCTCGATTCGAGCGGCCGCATCCTGCAGCATGAAGTGGCTGGCGACAAGATCGAGGCCGAACATCAGGAGGTTTCCTACCGGCTGCCGACGTTCAAACTCACAGTGCCTTCCGGGGACTCGACCCTCATGATCCGCATCAAAAGCCAGGGCAGCGTGATCTTTGATATAGATCTTCACTCGGAAGTCAACTTCCATGAGCAGAAGACCACGGAATACTCCTTCCTTTATACGATGTTCGGCATATTGGGTGTGATGGCCCTCTATAATTTCTTCATGTGGATCCATCTGCGGCGCATCACCTTTCTTCTTTACATCGGATTTATCCTCACCGTCATCGGTCAGTTCATGATCGTAACGGGCCTTGTGACTCATCACCTGAAGGCAACCGCTTGGCTCATGAACGATGGCTATCTTTTGATTGCCAACAGCACGACCCTGATGGCCCTTCTTTTTCCCATTTTTTTCCTCTCGCTTCCAAAGCGGCATCCCTGGCTCATGCGCTTTTCCATGCTGGGTCTGATCCTGATCCTCGCCACGACGGTGGCGAGCTTTTTTTCGTATAATACAGGCGCGAAACTTTCGGTCTTCGGTGGACTCTTGGCCTCGGTCTTCGCTTTAAGCTGCGGCATCGTCTGCTCCCTCAAGCGTTTCCGTCCTGCTTATTTCTTCACCCTCGCATGGTCGGTCATCATCGTGGCCAACCTTCTGCGCATGGCCATGCTCACAGGCAGCATGCCCGCAACCTTCGTGGTCGAATGGGGCGTTCTGATGGGATCAGTCGTCGAGGTCGTTTTGCTGTCCCTGGCCATAGCCGATAAAATGCGCGTGACTGAAAGAGTCGCCTTCGAACGCATCGAGCATCTGAATGAGGATCTGCAGCGGGAGCATGATAAGGTTCTGGGGCTGAAGAACAATCTGGAGCGGCTGGTGGATGAACAGACCCGAGAAATCCGGTCCATTCTCAAGCATATCCAGATAGGGATCGTGGCTGTCCGTAAACCCGGTCTTTTGATTACGGAAACCCATTCGGACTGTGTAAAAAATATTTTTGATACGGATGAGGTCGCGCAGCGCTCGATTGTGGAGCTTCTCTTCCACGGCGCCGCAGCCACGCGAGAGATGAAGAGCCAGGTGCAGAATGCCCTGGAGAGTTGCCTGGATGAAGAAGGCATTGCCTTTGATATGAATAGCCACCTTCTTCCCAGCGAGCTGGTCTATCATCGGGAAGAGTTCGAACGCATCCTGCAGCTTGATTGGAATCCAGTCCTGGATCATCAGGGCCGGACCGAGAAGATCCTGGTGATCATGAAAGACGTGACCGCTCTGAAGAAGCTGGAACGCGAGACTGCGGAGAAATCCAAGGAACTGGAGCTGATCGGCGAAATCCTCGATGTTCCGCCCAGGCAGTTCAGTATTTTCATGAGCACATCGCATTCGCTCCTAGCGGAATGCACGCGGCTTTTAAAAGTCAACCCGGCTTGGGATCGCGAGGTTCTGAAGATCCTCTTTATCAATATGCACACCATCAAGGGTTCGGCGCGGGCGCTGCAGTTGAAGAATCTTACGCCGAAAATCCATGAGCTGGAACAAACACTGGCGGCCATGATGAAAAAGGACAGTCCTTGGAATCGCGACGTGCTCCTGGCCGCCACGGACCATATTCAAGGTCTGGTGGACCATTATCAGGAGTTGAATCAGGGCAAGCTGGGCCGTGATTCTGCGGATGCGGTGCAGCTGCCGCTTCGTTTCATCGGCCGGCTGCATCAGACCTTGCAACGTGTTGAGCAGGAGGTTCCCGCGGGTCTGAAGGTGCAGGTGAAACCTTTCCGGGAAACCCTGGAGGATCTGACGTTTGTCCGCGCGGAAACCGTTTTCCGTGAGGTCCTCTCTCATGCAGAGATGCTGGCGCGGGATCTCCGCAAGGAGTGCCCGGATATCATCATTCAGGACCATAGTATCCGACTGTCGACCGAGGGCCAGGACTTCGTGCGCAAAGCTTTCCTGCATATCATTCGTAACAGCATGGATCATGGTATCGAAACGCCGGCCGAACGCGTGAAGATGGGCAAGGCGGAAAAAGGCCGCATTGAAGTGAGCGTCAGCATGGAAGAGGATAGGCTCAGCATTCGCTATCGTGATGATGGACGCGGCCTGAATGTGCGGGCCATTCGTCGTCTGGCCCAGGAGCGAGGTCTTATTCAAAAGTCGAGCGCCATGACTCTCGAGGATATCGCCTATTGCATCTTTGAGCCGGGCTTCAGCACCAGCGCGGAGCTGAGCGATATTTCCGGTCGCGGGGTCGGCATGAATGCGGTGAAGGAATATGTGGAAAAAGGCAAGGGCACCGTGGCTCTGCGCCTTCTCTCCAAAGATGTGATCGATCCGGAATTCGTCAGCTTCGAGCTGATTCTGACCCTGAATGAACAGTTTTGTGCGGGCCAGGCCGCCTGA
- the tatB gene encoding Sec-independent protein translocase protein TatB — MFGIGPMELVVIAIVAMLFIGPDKLPDLMRKFGKIFVQVRRQANEVKSGFNDVIHEAEREFELERIRELQKKLQSTSPQQVLDAALADSKTTATKPLQGPGLDEHGHPLPGYDENGYPLAPEGATAQEQPEYHEGHYVDGKFVKNADTFVSWDPAWDKPLNELFPLKQEEAPADGTAAIAAQPAVEAPAPAPSAAAAPAPEKLAENPEKKPETKPS, encoded by the coding sequence ATGTTCGGCATTGGTCCCATGGAACTGGTTGTCATCGCCATCGTCGCCATGCTTTTTATTGGTCCCGATAAACTTCCGGACCTCATGCGGAAATTTGGCAAAATTTTCGTCCAGGTCCGCCGCCAGGCCAACGAAGTCAAAAGCGGCTTCAACGATGTGATTCATGAAGCCGAGCGCGAATTCGAATTGGAGCGCATTCGTGAGCTGCAAAAGAAACTGCAGAGCACCTCCCCGCAGCAGGTCCTCGACGCCGCGCTCGCGGATTCCAAAACCACGGCCACCAAACCTTTGCAGGGTCCTGGCCTGGATGAGCATGGCCATCCTCTGCCGGGCTACGATGAAAATGGTTATCCCCTCGCACCCGAAGGCGCGACCGCTCAGGAGCAGCCTGAGTATCATGAAGGTCATTACGTCGATGGGAAATTTGTGAAGAACGCCGACACCTTTGTATCCTGGGATCCGGCCTGGGACAAGCCTTTGAATGAACTCTTCCCCCTGAAGCAGGAAGAAGCCCCTGCAGACGGCACGGCCGCAATTGCCGCCCAGCCCGCCGTGGAGGCTCCCGCTCCCGCGCCTTCTGCTGCTGCCGCACCGGCCCCGGAAAAACTCGCTGAAAACCCCGAGAAAAAGCCCGAAACGAAACCTTCCTGA
- a CDS encoding peptidase U32 family protein, translating to MSREISHPHEPSASPASSGHFSDFPVPEILAPAGGRAQFFAALNAGADAVYLGMKEFNARGRAENFTLEDLRSLVPLARSRGMKVLVTINILLKEAELPRLIADLGELQWIGVEAVIVQDIGVARLIRREFPNLRLHASTQMAVHNAAGVMAASKLGFRRVVMARELTAQELRKIRREIPRELVEIEAFCHGSLCYSYSGLCFFSGAEDARSGNRGECAYTCRKPYKILNEPGHGFLFSMKDLNTSQDLDKLVTAGMDTLKIEGRKKDAQYVATSVGLYRDKLNQLFGRDTSPRPLQHEARDWQRDMAFSFHRDMTTFFVKGRYHENVIDLANPTHKGLLIGTVGRIEGRAIEFVTQEALERFDGLRIDPALDVYHAKPQHGEDVKANIKTAKRKWAGEECQFSLRDFTVYQQRRTEAAAGEKVRIQVPDDVKLPRPGDLIYKIRSNELKRHTEALSQAPDDARLRPLRLVDFKLAAKAEGDQLTLSAAAYLGTAKLLETSLTAPAEKPKNESRLKKDLAELFAIFGEAEVLSASLAFTGDWDWFVPKSLLKQLKKQASELLGPSIPAFTQSSMDAANSSLHTRRRRLEAVTSARYQIKIDRLDYLPILQSYADAHPDFSVDEVVFEPKRAFLGKISVDSAYAQLTSVADAMGAQLRLALPTVIRAWDEPLLRPWLRVFQTDGRTPCFEVGNLGALELLDEAGYRREDCDLASDFTLYALNTEAALTLTEEHVKRICLSVEDDLPSLRSKLRNWPENAQPQVILYKDTPLFIAEACSLTALHHGCPTASVCGYRTLEIENDEGERFFVAHESCKSIVFGKEAFAVSDHRSRLMELGVRDFRVDFLTRDYTAKAITDILDGIREGYKLPETHSANFERELL from the coding sequence ATGTCACGAGAGATCAGTCATCCTCACGAACCCTCAGCATCCCCAGCAAGCTCTGGACATTTCAGCGATTTTCCCGTGCCGGAAATCCTGGCTCCAGCAGGCGGAAGGGCGCAGTTTTTTGCGGCTTTGAATGCGGGAGCGGACGCTGTCTATCTCGGCATGAAGGAATTCAACGCCCGCGGGCGCGCGGAAAACTTCACGCTCGAAGACCTGCGCAGCCTTGTCCCTTTGGCTCGCAGTCGCGGCATGAAAGTCCTGGTTACGATCAATATCCTGCTGAAGGAAGCCGAGCTGCCGCGTTTGATCGCGGACCTGGGCGAACTGCAATGGATCGGCGTGGAAGCGGTCATCGTCCAGGACATCGGCGTGGCCCGCCTGATCCGTCGCGAATTCCCGAACCTCCGGCTCCATGCCTCGACCCAGATGGCCGTTCACAATGCAGCCGGCGTGATGGCCGCCTCCAAACTCGGTTTCCGCCGCGTGGTGATGGCTCGTGAATTGACTGCGCAGGAACTTCGCAAAATTCGTCGCGAAATTCCCCGTGAGCTGGTGGAGATCGAAGCCTTCTGTCATGGCAGCCTCTGCTATAGCTACAGCGGACTCTGCTTTTTCTCGGGCGCCGAAGATGCCCGCAGCGGCAATCGCGGTGAATGCGCCTATACCTGCCGCAAGCCCTATAAAATTCTGAATGAACCGGGCCACGGCTTTCTTTTCAGCATGAAGGATCTCAATACCAGCCAGGATCTCGACAAGCTCGTGACGGCCGGCATGGATACTTTGAAAATCGAAGGTCGCAAGAAGGACGCTCAGTACGTCGCGACCAGCGTCGGACTTTATCGCGATAAGCTGAATCAACTCTTTGGCCGCGATACTTCACCGCGCCCCCTTCAGCACGAAGCCCGCGATTGGCAAAGGGATATGGCCTTCAGTTTTCATCGGGACATGACCACCTTCTTTGTGAAGGGTCGTTATCATGAAAACGTCATCGACCTGGCCAACCCCACGCATAAAGGTCTTTTGATCGGTACTGTCGGCCGCATCGAAGGCCGCGCCATCGAATTCGTCACCCAGGAAGCGCTGGAACGTTTTGATGGTCTGCGCATTGATCCCGCGCTGGATGTCTATCATGCGAAGCCTCAGCACGGCGAAGATGTGAAGGCCAACATCAAGACGGCCAAACGCAAATGGGCCGGCGAAGAATGTCAGTTCTCGCTGCGTGATTTCACCGTCTATCAGCAGCGCCGCACAGAAGCCGCTGCGGGTGAAAAAGTTCGCATTCAGGTGCCCGATGATGTGAAACTGCCAAGGCCAGGCGATCTCATCTATAAAATTCGCTCGAACGAGCTCAAGCGTCATACGGAAGCTCTCAGCCAGGCGCCTGATGATGCGCGGCTGCGTCCGCTGCGTCTTGTGGATTTCAAACTGGCTGCGAAGGCCGAAGGTGATCAGCTCACCCTGAGCGCGGCCGCCTATCTCGGGACCGCGAAACTGCTCGAAACGTCCCTGACGGCCCCAGCGGAAAAACCCAAAAATGAATCACGTCTGAAAAAAGACCTGGCCGAACTCTTCGCGATTTTTGGCGAAGCGGAAGTCCTCTCCGCCTCGCTCGCTTTCACAGGCGACTGGGACTGGTTCGTGCCGAAAAGCCTTCTGAAACAGCTGAAAAAACAGGCTTCCGAACTGCTTGGGCCCAGCATTCCCGCTTTTACCCAAAGCTCCATGGATGCAGCCAACAGCAGCCTCCACACCAGGCGTCGCCGTCTGGAAGCGGTCACCTCCGCCCGCTATCAAATCAAAATAGATCGGCTCGATTATCTGCCGATCCTTCAGTCCTATGCGGACGCTCATCCCGATTTTTCCGTGGATGAAGTCGTTTTTGAACCGAAGCGGGCTTTCCTTGGAAAGATTTCCGTCGATTCCGCTTACGCCCAGCTCACGTCCGTAGCCGATGCCATGGGCGCTCAGCTTCGCCTGGCCCTTCCCACCGTAATCCGGGCCTGGGATGAGCCTTTGCTGCGACCCTGGCTGCGCGTCTTTCAAACCGATGGCCGCACTCCCTGCTTCGAAGTCGGAAACCTGGGAGCTCTGGAGCTTTTGGACGAGGCCGGCTATAGGCGCGAGGACTGCGATCTGGCTTCAGACTTCACCCTTTACGCTTTGAACACGGAGGCCGCACTCACGTTGACTGAAGAGCATGTGAAGCGCATCTGCCTTTCGGTGGAAGATGATCTTCCCAGCCTAAGATCGAAACTCCGCAACTGGCCTGAAAACGCTCAGCCGCAGGTGATCCTTTATAAGGACACGCCGCTTTTCATTGCCGAAGCCTGCTCTTTGACCGCCCTGCATCACGGCTGCCCCACAGCATCCGTCTGCGGTTACCGGACTCTTGAAATCGAAAACGATGAAGGTGAACGCTTTTTCGTGGCTCATGAAAGCTGCAAGTCCATCGTCTTCGGCAAGGAAGCCTTTGCCGTCTCGGATCACCGCAGTCGTCTGATGGAGCTGGGTGTCAGGGATTTCCGCGTGGATTTCCTGACCCGTGACTATACCGCCAAGGCCATCACGGACATCCTGGATGGCATTCGCGAAGGTTATAAACTCCCTGAAACTCACAGTGCGAACTTTGAAAGAGAACTCCTCTGA
- a CDS encoding ABC transporter ATP-binding protein — translation MLELRKVSKTYTIGKASVTALQAVDFTLNRGDFVVIRGPSGSGKSTLLNILGLLDSPTSGSVLLNGETITYEDYDKLAVIRSRSISFIFQAFNLNPVLTLEENVMVPLMIRADISKDEKRRRVAEWVEHTGLTPYRHHRPDELSGGQRQRVAIARAMVSKPELVIADEPTANLDSQTSQKILELMRTLNAEQSTAFIFATHDPLLDSFAKNIYRMQDGILHLA, via the coding sequence ATGCTGGAATTAAGAAAAGTCAGCAAGACCTATACGATCGGCAAGGCTTCCGTCACAGCGCTGCAGGCGGTCGACTTTACTTTGAATCGCGGCGATTTCGTGGTGATCCGTGGTCCCTCGGGTTCGGGCAAGTCCACGCTTTTGAATATCCTTGGGCTTTTGGATTCACCCACGTCGGGCTCGGTGCTTTTGAATGGGGAAACCATAACGTATGAGGATTATGACAAGCTCGCCGTCATTCGCAGCCGCAGCATTTCCTTTATTTTCCAGGCTTTCAACCTGAACCCTGTTCTGACTCTGGAAGAAAACGTGATGGTGCCGCTCATGATAAGGGCTGACATCAGCAAGGATGAAAAGCGCAGGCGCGTGGCGGAATGGGTCGAGCATACGGGACTGACCCCCTATCGGCACCATCGGCCTGACGAATTATCGGGCGGCCAAAGGCAAAGGGTGGCTATCGCCCGGGCCATGGTGTCGAAGCCTGAGCTGGTGATCGCCGATGAACCCACGGCAAATCTGGATTCCCAAACATCCCAGAAGATTCTTGAACTCATGCGCACGCTCAACGCCGAGCAGTCCACGGCGTTTATTTTTGCGACCCATGATCCTTTATTGGATTCTTTTGCCAAGAATATTTATCGCATGCAGGACGGGATCCTGCATCTGGCATAA
- the ggt gene encoding gamma-glutamyltransferase yields the protein MDELQKRPGFSPNKILATLVLWITLPFFLLEPSLGLSASRAPVWGPRGLVATVSPLASEAGASILRQGGNAADAAVAVGFALAVTWPAAGNLGGGGFALVRSQDGKTNFIDYRETAPAAADKNFYLDAKGDVIPGASTTGYRAVGTPGTVAGMALLHKKYGKLPWKKVIEPARRLAVEGFIADESFVSMLEAGKERLGKFPGSKRIFLKDGKGVKVGDRFIQPELGWSLAQIQKAGESAFYTGVIAQKLVKDIQKGGGALTADDLKNYKVVERAPLEGRYKSYQIITAPPPSSGGALLLAMLGMLEKDDLASLGFGSAAYYHLLVEAMKRAFADRAEWFGDPDFVQNPLQKFLDPAYLAKRRAGISLTKATPSQEIKAGDFSDKESTETTHYTVVDAQGMIVSNTYTLNGSFGSGVTADGTGILLNNEMDDFSSKPGSPNMYGLLQSDRNAIAPKKRPLSSMTPTIVLENGKPILALGSPGGPTIINSVFQVTLNTLVFDMDIQAAIDAPKIHHQWMPDRILHEPFGVNPDTKKIMQGMGHIFGDRTFQFGDVQAVLYDKKRQQWSGGSDSRHGGSVAVE from the coding sequence ATGGATGAACTTCAAAAGCGTCCGGGATTTTCCCCCAATAAAATCCTGGCGACCCTGGTCCTTTGGATTACTCTTCCTTTCTTTCTTCTCGAACCCAGCCTTGGCTTAAGTGCCTCACGCGCGCCGGTTTGGGGTCCGCGTGGACTCGTGGCCACGGTCAGTCCTTTGGCTTCGGAGGCTGGTGCCAGCATTCTGCGGCAGGGCGGTAATGCAGCGGATGCTGCCGTGGCCGTGGGCTTTGCCCTTGCGGTCACCTGGCCTGCGGCGGGAAACCTTGGCGGCGGAGGCTTTGCCCTGGTGCGCAGCCAGGACGGCAAGACCAACTTCATCGACTACCGGGAGACAGCGCCCGCGGCAGCTGATAAAAACTTTTATCTGGATGCCAAAGGCGATGTGATTCCGGGAGCCTCGACGACGGGCTACCGCGCGGTGGGCACTCCAGGCACCGTGGCAGGTATGGCACTCCTTCATAAAAAATACGGGAAATTGCCCTGGAAAAAAGTAATCGAGCCAGCCCGTCGCCTTGCAGTCGAAGGCTTCATTGCCGATGAGTCCTTCGTATCCATGCTCGAAGCTGGGAAAGAACGCCTGGGAAAATTTCCGGGCAGCAAACGCATTTTTCTGAAAGATGGCAAGGGCGTCAAGGTCGGTGATCGTTTCATTCAGCCGGAACTGGGCTGGAGTCTCGCGCAGATTCAAAAGGCGGGCGAAAGCGCATTTTATACGGGCGTGATCGCCCAGAAGCTGGTGAAGGACATTCAAAAAGGTGGTGGTGCGCTCACGGCCGATGATCTGAAAAACTATAAGGTCGTCGAGCGTGCGCCATTGGAAGGCCGCTATAAATCCTATCAGATCATTACCGCACCTCCGCCCTCTTCGGGCGGGGCGCTTCTCTTAGCCATGCTCGGCATGCTGGAAAAAGATGATCTGGCTTCGCTCGGTTTCGGTTCGGCTGCTTACTATCATCTGCTTGTCGAAGCGATGAAGCGCGCCTTCGCCGACCGCGCTGAATGGTTCGGTGATCCCGATTTCGTGCAGAACCCTTTGCAGAAGTTTCTCGATCCTGCCTACCTTGCAAAACGTCGTGCGGGTATCAGTCTGACCAAGGCCACGCCGAGTCAGGAGATCAAAGCCGGGGATTTTTCAGATAAGGAAAGCACGGAGACCACCCACTACACGGTGGTGGACGCGCAGGGCATGATCGTCAGCAATACCTATACGCTGAACGGGAGTTTTGGTTCGGGCGTCACAGCGGATGGAACAGGAATCCTTCTTAACAACGAGATGGACGATTTCTCGAGCAAGCCGGGATCACCCAACATGTATGGTCTTCTGCAGAGTGATCGCAATGCCATCGCTCCGAAAAAACGCCCCCTATCTTCGATGACGCCGACCATCGTTTTGGAAAACGGCAAACCCATTCTTGCGCTGGGTTCACCGGGTGGACCCACCATCATCAACTCCGTGTTTCAGGTCACGCTCAATACGCTCGTCTTCGACATGGATATCCAGGCCGCCATCGACGCTCCGAAAATTCATCATCAATGGATGCCCGATCGCATTCTCCATGAACCCTTCGGCGTGAATCCCGACACCAAAAAAATCATGCAGGGCATGGGTCATATCTTTGGGGATCGCACCTTCCAGTTTGGGGATGTGCAGGCGGTTCTTTACGACAAGAAACGTCAGCAGTGGTCCGGCGGCTCGGATTCCCGGCATGGCGGTTCCGTCGCGGTGGAATAA
- a CDS encoding ABC transporter permease produces the protein MLDLWKVSLRNVGRNKRRSLITIITVFIGVVVVTGTRGLLNGLQGEFRSALTGKVHGDLQIHRRGYQDSLESNPYNILIPYDQGLQQKLKAQPDIMAFSPRLRVMGLLNHQKSQVSTPVFITGIDPEQELKVCPRLQDAVQFGQMMDPRKEESSSAAPAEDLEEAVGLDARTSTAVVATEGPKAGGFHQIMVTPALQRGLKAAIGDEIVLLLQDRNNMQQAVIARLFGVVDYGLPNMNARMAWMDFRTLQKTLHLDEETSEIALRVRDQGRVDAIKEELSRALDSAYFVETWLDLSPFFRDIMGLQNIVFGAVLVIIFVIVIAAIVNTSLMTVMERTREIGTLMALGYRRKHILLLFLGEASVIGLTGGVAGVVFVAILMSILGRIGIVMKLPGQQVATVLYPQVHPTFIALVLGLAVGSALVAGLLPAWRASRMKPVQALGST, from the coding sequence GTGCTTGACCTATGGAAGGTTTCCCTGCGCAATGTCGGGCGCAATAAAAGGCGATCCTTGATTACCATCATCACAGTGTTCATCGGTGTCGTGGTCGTCACCGGCACCCGCGGTCTTCTGAATGGTCTGCAGGGCGAATTTCGCAGCGCGTTGACCGGCAAGGTGCATGGTGATCTGCAGATTCATCGGCGCGGCTATCAGGATTCTCTGGAAAGCAATCCCTATAATATTCTGATTCCTTATGATCAGGGCCTGCAGCAAAAGCTCAAGGCTCAGCCGGATATCATGGCTTTTAGTCCGAGGCTCCGCGTTATGGGGCTTTTGAATCATCAGAAAAGCCAGGTCTCGACTCCGGTTTTTATCACAGGCATAGACCCCGAGCAGGAATTGAAAGTATGCCCGCGTCTTCAGGATGCTGTTCAGTTCGGGCAGATGATGGATCCACGCAAAGAGGAATCAAGCTCAGCCGCGCCCGCTGAGGATCTGGAGGAGGCCGTCGGGCTCGACGCTCGTACGTCCACGGCGGTCGTGGCAACGGAAGGTCCCAAGGCCGGCGGCTTTCATCAGATCATGGTCACGCCTGCGCTTCAGCGTGGACTCAAGGCCGCGATCGGGGACGAGATCGTGCTCCTGCTTCAGGATCGCAACAACATGCAGCAGGCCGTGATCGCCCGGCTGTTCGGCGTGGTCGACTATGGACTGCCGAACATGAACGCGCGCATGGCCTGGATGGATTTTCGCACGCTTCAGAAAACCCTGCATCTGGACGAGGAAACCTCGGAAATCGCCTTGCGCGTGCGGGATCAGGGGCGCGTGGATGCCATCAAGGAAGAGCTGTCGCGTGCTTTGGATTCCGCATATTTCGTGGAGACCTGGCTCGACCTGAGTCCTTTTTTTCGCGACATCATGGGTCTGCAGAATATAGTATTCGGAGCGGTCCTGGTGATTATTTTCGTGATCGTGATCGCGGCGATCGTGAACACCTCGCTCATGACGGTCATGGAACGAACGCGTGAGATTGGAACGCTCATGGCCCTTGGTTACCGTCGCAAGCATATCCTGCTTCTTTTTTTAGGCGAAGCTTCGGTCATCGGCTTGACCGGCGGTGTCGCGGGTGTCGTGTTCGTGGCCATCCTCATGAGCATTTTGGGGCGAATCGGTATCGTCATGAAATTGCCTGGCCAGCAGGTGGCTACCGTCCTTTACCCCCAGGTTCACCCTACTTTCATCGCCCTGGTTTTGGGCCTTGCCGTCGGTTCGGCTTTGGTGGCAGGACTTCTGCCGGCCTGGCGAGCCAGTCGTATGAAACCGGTGCAGGCCCTTGGCAGCACCTGA